In Salvia miltiorrhiza cultivar Shanhuang (shh) unplaced genomic scaffold, IMPLAD_Smil_shh fragScaff_scaffold_135_1, whole genome shotgun sequence, the following are encoded in one genomic region:
- the LOC131002463 gene encoding uncharacterized protein LOC131002463 produces MAESFVKYRALRSWAIANGWFIRFRRVSKDQCEAICKPPCAWRVYASIVSKDKAFLIKSFKGEHSCKRATKNKLLSSKWIANKYLPVFRVKPNWDISELRRDIADRFAVDVSRDRLYKARKHALKLVRGSVEEHYASLRRYIAELKRVDGEGTFKVVVGSDGVFKGVYIGHFALRRGFKESCRPMIGLDGCFLKTYLGGILMCTVGKDGNNKMFPIAWGVVAVENEVNWSWFAKLLVDDLEIGTGEGYTFISDQQKGLMNVLSNYAPRAEYRNCARHIYMNWKNENKGATLKTIFWKAVRATTEQQYKKVLEEMKAESVGAYQSFIERDTSKFFKAFLSFTPCSDMIDNNISETFNGWILSARGKHLIHCLEEIRTALMMRQVKKLHVMAKVSDKLCPMISKKLEKMMHQSRNMNIIHALGDKFEVDDEGEKYVFNIPLRRFSKYLQAYKYTLEPLNGPLHWPQCEGSVIKPPTVKNMPGRPMKNRIRDPHEVDPKNPNRLKRKGLVMTCGNCGECGHNTRGCKKEKVEKPTKEKGAKRRPKKNDATARDPGKRPMMSKAEQREIAMEKAFAMRGAGLYISEGSGNQYFRTPDQRGVTHITQGGASGASGSRGRGRGRPRGGARGRARGGATGSGASNQESGNTVLEGSTTQESINK; encoded by the exons ATGGCGGAGAGTTTCGTGAAGTACAGGGCTTTGAGAAGCTGGGCAATAGCAAATGGTTGGTTCATTAGATTTAGAAGGGTGTCTAAAGACCAATGTGAGGCTATCTGCAAGCCTCCATGTGCATGGAGGGTGTATGCATCTATTGTAAGCAAAGATAAAGCATTTCTGATTAAGTCATTTAAGGGGGAACATAGCTGTAAGAGggctacaaagaacaagttacTAAGTTCTAAATGGATAGCTAATAAGTACCTGCCAGTTTTTAGAGTAAAACCGAATTGGGATATTAGTGAATTGAGGAGGGATATAGCTGATAGATTTGCAGTGGATGTTAGCAGGGATAGGTTATATAAAGCAAGGAAACATGCATTAAAGCTTGTCAGAGGGTCGGTTGAAGAGCACTATGCATCTCTGAGGAGATACATAGCTGAACTGAAAAGAGTAGATGGGGAGGGTACATTTAAGGTTGTTGTGGGCAGTGATGGGGTATTCAAGGGAGTGTACATAGGTCATTTTGCATTGAGGAGAGGTTTTAAAGAGAGCTGTAGACCAATGATAGGCTTAGATGGCTGTTTTTTAAAAACTTACTTGGGTGGGATCTTGATGTGTACTGTTGGAAAGGATGGGAACAATAAGATGTTCCCAATAGCATGGGGAGTGGTGGCTGTTGAAAACGAGGTGAATTGGAGTTGGTTTGCCAAGCTTCTGGTAGATGATCTGGAGATAGGCACTGGAGAAGGCTACACCTTCATCAGTGATCAACAGAAA GGGCTTATGAATGTTTTGAGCAATTATGCTCCAAGGGCAGAGTATAGGAATTGTGCCCGCCACATCTATATGAATtggaaaaatgagaataaaggaGCAACACTCAAGACTATATTCTGGAAGGCTGTAAGAGCTACAACCGAACAACAATACAAGAAGGTGCTTGAGGAGATGAAGGCTGAGAGTGTTGGAGCTTACCAGAGCTTCATTGAGAGGGACACTTCAAAATTTTTTAAGGCGTTTCTGTCTTTTACCCCCTGTTCAGACATGATAGACAATAATATAAGTGAGACTTTCAATGGCTGGATACTTAGTGCTAGAGGAAAGCACTTGATACACTGTTTGGAAGAAATCAGAACAGCCCTTATGATGAGGCAAGTGAAAAAGCTACATGTTATGGCAAAGGTTTCTGATAAGCTTTGCCCTATGATCAGCAAGAAACTTGAGAAAATGATGCATCAGTCTAGGAACATGAACATCATACATGCACTCGGGGATAAGTTTGAGGTAGATGATGAGGGTGAGAAATATGTTTTCAATATTCCTTTAAGGAGAT TTTCCAAGTATTTGCAGGCTTATAAATATACATTGGAGCCACTGAATGGTCCATTACATTGGCCGCAGTGTGAGGGCAGTGTGATTAAACCTCCAACAGTGAAGAATATGCCTGGGAGGCCTATGAAGAATAGGATTAGGGATCCCCATGAGGTTGATCCAAAAAATCCTAATAGGCTGAAAAGAAAAGGGCTAGTGATGACATGTGGTAACTGTGGTGAGTGTGGTCATAACACAAGGGGCTGCAAAAAGGAGAAGGTCGAGAAGCCTACAAAAGAAAAAGGAGCAAAGCGGAGGCCTAAGAAGAATGATGCTACAGCAAGAGACCCGGGGAAGAGGCCTATGATGTCAAAGGCAGAGCAAAGAGAGATTGCCATGGAGAAGGCATTTGCAATGAGGGGTGCTGGACTCTATATCAGTGAGGGCAGTGGCAACCAATACTTTAGG ACACCTGATCAGAGGGGTGTTACCCATATTACTCAAGGAGGAGCATCAGGAGCATCAGGTagcagaggaagaggaagaggaagaccTCGGGGTGGTGCAAGAGGAAGAGCTCGGGGAGGTGCAACCGGCAGTGGTGCAAGCAATCAAGAGTCAGGAAACACAGTGTTGGAAGGCTCAACTACTCAAGAGAGCATTAACAAGTGA